The window tttgtctgtttctttcaaGCTAGAAGAGGTCTTCAGTTCCCAGAAGAGCCAAAGCGTCTCTGGACCTAGGTGGGAAAAGAACTGGCTGTGACCTTTGCCTTGACCTGGAAGGGCGCAGCCTTGGACTGAATGGCAGCACCCACACCCGGCCGTCCGGTGCTGACCCACCTGCTGGTGGCTCTCTTTGGCATGGGCTCCTGGGCTGCGGTCAATGGGATCTGGGTGGAGCTACCTGTGGTGGTCAAAGAGCTTCCGGAGGGTGAGTGGGAGGAGGTGCAGGTGTGCCCAGGAAGGTGGGCTCTATCAGTTCTTCTTCCCTTGGGTATCATGCCCCTGACAtggcctcctcccttccctgcagGTTGGAGTCTCCCCTCCTACGTCTCTGTGCTTGTGGCGCTGGGGAACCTGGGTCTGCTGGTGGTGACCCTTTGGAGGCGGCTGGCCCCAGGAAAGGGCGAGCGGGTCCCCATCCGGGTGGTGCAGGTGCTGAGCATGGTGGGCACAGCTCTCCTGGCCTTTCTGTGGCACCACGTGGTCCTAGTGGCAGGACAGTTGCATTCTGTGGCCTTCTTAGCACTGGCCTTTGTGTTGGCGCTGGCATGCTGTGCCTCTAATGTCACTTTCCTGCCCTTCCTGAGCCACCTGCCACCTCGCTTCTTACGGTCATTCTTCCTGGGTCAAGGCCTGAGTGCCCTGCTGCCCTGCGTGCTGGCCCTAGTGCAGGGTGTGGGCCGCTTTGAGTGCCCGCCAGCCCCCATCAACGGCACCCCCGGCCCCCCACTCGACTTCCCTGAGCGTTTTCCCGCCAGCACCTTCTTCTGGGCACTGACTGCCCTTTTGGTCACTTCAGCTGCTGCCTTTCAGGGTCTCCTGGTGCTGTTGCCACCACCATCTGTACCCACAGGGGTCTTAGGATCAGGCCTCCAGGTGGGAGCCCCAGGAGCAGAGGAAGAGGTGGAAGAGGCCTCACCATTGCAAGAGCCACCAAGCCAGGCAGCAGGCACCACCCCTGGTCCAGACCCTAAGGCCTATCAGCTTCTCTCAGCCCACAGTGCCTGCCTGCTGGGCCTGTTGGCCGCCACCAATGCACTGACCAACGGCGTGCTACCTGCTGTGCAGAGCTTTTCCTGCTTACCCTACGGGCGTCTGGCCTACCACCTGGCTGTGGTGCTGGGCAGTGCTGCCAATCCCCTGGCCTGCTTCCTGGCCATGGGTGTGCTGTGCAGGTACACAAGGGCCCTTCAGCCCCTGTGCGGGTGGAACTCAGGGCTGGGAGCCAGGTCCTGGCACAGTCAGCCCTGACACTCTGCTCACTCACTACAGATCCTTGGCAGGGCTGGGCGGCCTCTCTCTGCTGGGCGTGCTCTTTGGGGGCTACCTGATGGCGCTGGCAGTCCTGAGCCCCTGCCCGCCCCTGGTGGGCACCTCGGCAGGGGTGGTCCTCGTGGTGAGCACAGGGGACGTGAAGTGGGGCGGGGGCGTTTTCGTGGAGCAGGCACATCTCACGCTCAGCTGCTGCTGTGTCCCCTCAGGTGCTGTCGTGGGTGCTGTGTCTTGGCGTTTTCTCCTACGTGAAGGTGGCAGCCAGCTCCCTGCTGCATGGCGGGGGCGGGCCGGCATTGCTGGCAGCCGGTGTGGCCATCCAGGTGGGCTCTCTGCTCGGCGCTGTTGCTATGTTCCCCCCCACCAGCATCTATCACGTGTTCCACAGCAGAAAGGACTGTGCAGACCCCTGTGACTCCTGAGCCTGGGCAGGTGGGGACCCCGCTCCCCGACGCCTGTCTTTCCCTCAATgctaccaccatgcctgagtgCCTGCAGCCCAGGAGGCCCGCACACCGGTACACTCGTGGACACCTGCGCACTCCATAGGAGACCCTGGCTCTCCGGGGCGGGGGGAAAGGGCAGGGAGCAGGCTTGGAGCCAGGGACCGGTGGGGGCTGTAGGGTAAGCCCCTGAGCCTAGGACCTACGTGTGGTTTGCGtaataaaacatttctatttaatGAGTTGGCATTGATTCTTTGAGCACCTCTTTCTGTGTGGATGCTTTCGTGAACTAGAGCCATGGCCGGGCCTGTTTAACAGGGGCCacctctccccagtccctgggCAGGTCCTTACCCACTGCAGGCTGGTCTCACAGATCGTACAGTCATGGCCCTCTGAGCCCAGACTCCCCCACATTCTTTCTTGGAACTGCCCTGGGCTCTCTGGGCACACAGGAGCTACCAACTTCGGTGGTCAGAGTAGAGGAGTCTCTTCCCAGCAAGGCCACTGCTCCATGAGCACCTCTCAAGGGCATTAGGGTCAGTTGGATGGGGCTGCAATGTGCCAAGCCCCGTGTCCACCCTTAGCCCTGGAGTGGCAGCCTGCCTGCTGGCTTCCCAGGAGTATCCTGCTAGGGATTTATACCAGGGGGTTGGTGTGCAGGCACCGGGGTACTCAGTGAGGGGGACTCAGAAGAGACAGAGTTTAAGGTTTTAGCCCATCAGGACCCTTTGTGCTGAGTATTGCCCCCTCCCCTGAGCCTCTAGCCTGTCA of the Chlorocebus sabaeus isolate Y175 chromosome 8, mChlSab1.0.hap1, whole genome shotgun sequence genome contains:
- the SLC52A2 gene encoding solute carrier family 52, riboflavin transporter, member 2 isoform X3, whose translation is MAAPTPGRPVLTHLLVALFGMGSWAAVNGIWVELPVVVKELPEGWSLPSYVSVLVALGNLGLLVVTLWRRLAPGKGERVPIRVVQGLLVLLPPPSVPTGVLGSGLQVGAPGAEEEVEEASPLQEPPSQAAGTTPGPDPKAYQLLSAHSACLLGLLAATNALTNGVLPAVQSFSCLPYGRLAYHLAVVLGSAANPLACFLAMGVLCRSLAGLGGLSLLGVLFGGYLMALAVLSPCPPLVGTSAGVVLVVLSWVLCLGVFSYVKVAASSLLHGGGGPALLAAGVAIQVGSLLGAVAMFPPTSIYHVFHSRKDCADPCDS
- the SLC52A2 gene encoding solute carrier family 52, riboflavin transporter, member 2 isoform X1, with the translated sequence MAAPTPGRPVLTHLLVALFGMGSWAAVNGIWVELPVVVKELPEGWSLPSYVSVLVALGNLGLLVVTLWRRLAPGKGERVPIRVVQVLSMVGTALLAFLWHHVVLVAGQLHSVAFLALAFVLALACCASNVTFLPFLSHLPPRFLRSFFLGQGLSALLPCVLALVQGVGRFECPPAPINGTPGPPLDFPERFPASTFFWALTALLVTSAAAFQGLLVLLPPPSVPTGVLGSGLQVGAPGAEEEVEEASPLQEPPSQAAGTTPGPDPKAYQLLSAHSACLLGLLAATNALTNGVLPAVQSFSCLPYGRLAYHLAVVLGSAANPLACFLAMGVLCRSLAGLGGLSLLGVLFGGYLMALAVLSPCPPLVGTSAGVVLVVLSWVLCLGVFSYVKVAASSLLHGGGGPALLAAGVAIQVGSLLGAVAMFPPTSIYHVFHSRKDCADPCDS
- the SLC52A2 gene encoding solute carrier family 52, riboflavin transporter, member 2 isoform X2; its protein translation is MAAPTPGRPVLTHLLVALFGMGSWAAVNGIWVELPVVVKELPEGWSLPSYVSVLVALGNLGLLVVTLWRRLAPGKGERVPIRVVQVLSMGLLVLLPPPSVPTGVLGSGLQVGAPGAEEEVEEASPLQEPPSQAAGTTPGPDPKAYQLLSAHSACLLGLLAATNALTNGVLPAVQSFSCLPYGRLAYHLAVVLGSAANPLACFLAMGVLCRSLAGLGGLSLLGVLFGGYLMALAVLSPCPPLVGTSAGVVLVVLSWVLCLGVFSYVKVAASSLLHGGGGPALLAAGVAIQVGSLLGAVAMFPPTSIYHVFHSRKDCADPCDS